ttttatttttagaattaataaaagataatagggtagttatgttccataaaagtaggacctattatcttattttgtttttaattttaatttttttaatattaaaaaatgtgaatttaccatattatcctcatttaattaataatttcaattcttaatgtttgaattaacaaagggcattttctggtattttgaatgtttcaccattctctgccttttgctttatatatatatagatagatgaAGAGTGGGGGTATGTAGGATGTGTGTATACTAAGGTTAGTAATAAGTTGGATgaccttttttgtctttttacacaataaaaCTTAAGAGCTTAATAATTTAAGTATTAGGATGAATAAAGAAAGGTGtagggtttaaatagaaaaactctatAAAATTCCACACCTGCTAAGCTTTGTAGGTCCTTAAAAATTGTTGTTAATCATAGTGAACCAATGATTTGTCTCTTTGATCGGGCCTGAATTTCACATACGTAAAAGTTGGTCTATAATTGCAGAcctaaaaaggaaacaaatttgtgcacttgtttttcttaagaTTTAAATATACATAGTGGAATTTATTACCTGTAGAAATTGGAGTGCTTTTGAATACCTACACAACACGAGCAAACAACAACTTTACTCACTCTTTCAATAAAGAATCAATCCTATAAAACTGTTAGAGAGGGAGAGGATATAGAATTAACTAATaatttgaaaggaaaaaaaaaagtagttcTCATGAATTACTATACCCTAATATAATATCTGTGCATtatctccaaaaaaaaaaaaaaaaaaaagcaactgGTGGAAAGGGCCAAGGGGACTCAAGTACCTGGACTCTGTTTGCTCCCATTACAAAAAATGTTCCTTCAGGTAAGGCAAAGCCACCCACCTCCAAATTATGCCCAAATAACAACAGACCCTGCAGAAGCAACATCATAGACAAGGAGTAAACTCatgagaaaaaagaacaacAGAGGCTAGGGAGTTGCTTgtactaattataattagaacgatataataatattaattccACACCTGTAGGCTGTAGGCTGTAGGCTGTAGGCTGTAGGGAATGGACACCTTTTCTTCAATGGTGATGATGTGTAGCATATATAGCTTCAATCAACTCTCCACACCAACACCAGTCTCAAGGAAAAACGCAACTGACTTGAGTTGAATgccaaaggaaaagaaaatgtgatattatatatatggaagaaaagagttttattctttttagagaaagaaaaaagaatgacACCTTTAGAAGCAGAGTCACTGACTTGAGTTTAATCATTTTCTCGACCACAATTCGCCCACTTTCAACTATTTCTCATTTCAAGATGATACTTTCTCAGACTATATTGAATTTGGCAGCTGCCACCGTACCCAGTCAACTAGAgatttaaacataaatattagaaatcATTATGTCGTAACGGGGAAAGAATTAGGATCATTATGTCATAACATTCACTGTATgttatgaaaaaaagaagaaaaaagaaacataacaaATAATTAAGTTAAATGTACAGTTGATTTAAGAgccaaaaacaataaaaggaaaaggaaaaacataCCATATATTTGTGGAATATGAGAAATCTTGGGCCACTCTGAGCCGCTCTCCTTGTTGCATCTCTCTTTTAGAAGGGGACAATCCAAAATGAATATGCGTTTTAATTTGGTGAGACATTGCATAGCTTCTAGTGTAGGTAGATACATCATATTCTTGCAAAGATGTATATACAGGTACTCAAGAGATGTAAGGTTTCTCAACCACTCTGGAAGAGCCTCCATTCCGTCAAAGCATTGCACTTCAAGACATGTTAGAGAAGTCAAGTGTTGAATTTGCTCGGGCAGAGACTTGAGCTTAGGCCAACCCCATAACTTCAATGTTTCAAGTTGTGATGTAACCTGAAAAGCAGGGAATGAATCAAGCTCCTTCCAAAAGCCACCGATTTCCAATGTCTTCAAGTGGGTGAGGCAGGATGTTATTGCTAACCCATTGGGTAGACTTTTCAATCCATCGCAAGAAAATATCCCCAATTCATGGAGGTTTGTGAGGTTGTCTAAACTTGTAATAGATTCTACATTCGGCAACTTGCTTATTATCAACACCTCAAGAGAAGAACATGATTCTAGCCCTATTGGCAGACTTGTCAATCCATGGGAATCTTTAATTCTCAATTCACGAAGGCATGTGAAGCCGAGTAAACTTGGAACAAACTTTGGTCTCCTGTTGCAACGAAATATAGACAACTTCCGGAGGGATGGGAGGCTGTGAATCAAAGCGGATGTTAGCATATCACAATTTGATATTGCCAACTCCTGAAGAGAGGTATAATAATCTAACCCACTCGGTAGACTTGACAACTCCTGACAGCCTGTAATCTTTAATTCACAGAGGGATGAGAGGGGCTGTGTAACTGGAATCAACTCTAGACTACCGCAATCTTCCACAATCAGGTTCTTAAGAGATGTTGTGAGTAGCCCATCAGGAAAATAAGCAAGAATAGGACACTTGGAAATACGCACTGACTCAAGAAGTGCGCAAGAGCCAACTACATCAAGAGCAATACAAGTTAGCTCCTGACAATCTTTTATCTCCAAGTATGCAAGattcttgttgtttttaaGCATCCCTTCTGGCAGAGAAACAAGTCCGCTTATGTTCCTTATTGCGAGCGAAGTAAGAGTGGTCAGCTTATTGCTTATGTTTGCTATTGGCATGCCGCTACCCATGGAATCTATCTCCAACGTCTTGAGAGATGGGAAATGGCTAGGAGCACTTCTCAATTTATCACAATTCCTCAAAACCAGCTCCTCGAGACAAGGAAAGACCACGATCCCACTTTCTGGCCATTCAGTTAGGTTCCTAGCATTGTAAATCTTTAACCTTTTCAATACAGGAAACGAACTACTCATGATCCATGATGGACATTTATCACCCATGAAGttgaaaaattgtaaaaattccAGTTTACTAGGGTGTGGTTGAAGGCCTTCTAGTACCTCTTCATCATTGGTGATGCTTGACCTATCCTCTGCCCACTGAAACTTTAACTTGCTTATGTTTGTCTTCTTCactaattttgctttcttggcttcttctccatctctcACGTGCTCTAGATTATAGATAGTTAATCTGCCTTTTAACAAGTTTAAGCCAGCCAGCTCCTCTATTCCACGACCTGTCTCCTTACCCACGATGAAATATTTTAATGTTCGGAGATTAGTCAATCGCCCTATCCTTGCTGGAAATTTCATACCATAcggataaaaataaatatgtctCAAGTTTATCAAATTTTGCAGTTCTTTTGGAAACTCTTCAAGCTCGACCTCTTtcattcttaatgtttgtagATTATAAAGCTTTCCAATGGATTTGGGGAGTGCTTTGATCTTTGTATAGGAAACATCCAGATACCTCAAGTGTTTCAACTTTCCAATTGCAATTGGCAACTCCTTCATATAAGTTTGATATAAATTTAAGACACGCAAACCTCTAAAGTTTGGTAAGATATCACCAAGAACTTCAACATTCAAGAAAAGTGAGCGCAATTTATGAGCACCTCTTTCTGGAACTCCATGTAGCACTGAGGTAGGAATATGTGCCATATGTCGAGTCTCATTGGAGTCATTACTCTTCGTTTTTGACACAAGTTCTGCGAGATCATGCACAAGGTCGTGCATTTTGCAACTTGTAATATTACCATACCAATCCTTTTCAACGTCTTGAAAGAAAGAGTTGTTCAAtagaatattaaaatattcatttcctATATCCTCCATCTCTAGATTACGTCTGTTGGGAGGAGAAGGGTAAAGCAATCCTTGAGCCATCCAAAGTTGGATCAAGTCATCCTTTTCAATTTCGAAATCTTTGACAAACATTGAGCAATATGCAAAACATTGTTTCAAATATGGTGATTTCAATTTATCAAAACTCAACTTCAAAACCGACAAGattctttcttctccttctggTAAATCCCATATTCTACTTTCTAGAATTGACCGACATCCATCAATATCTTGAGAACGCATCATATTTCCCAAAACCTAGTGTACATGAGTTTGAATTTGTATTAAATGATAATAATGAGGTAAATTAACAATAATAACATTATAAAACGGATCCTTAAAATAGTCATCATGCACCCCTCACTTAAAATATTCTCAGCATATGCAATCAGTAATCCTATTAGGTCAGTTTAgtacttaattaatataaagctaccataaaatttcaatatatttgttccatatacaaaagaaaaaaaatgatatagaTCTAATACTAATGCATGCATAAATCATGAAATTTCACTTAGAACCCCTGAATTTTAGCATAATTACAGCTAGAGCCACATGTTTCATTTATTGCAATCACACCCCCTAAATCTAATTagattaaagaaaaaacccCCAACAAAATCAGGCACTACCCCCAACCAAACCCTTCAGCCACAACCCCATCCAAGCCCATCCTCAATCCATCCCCAACTAACCTCCCCGACCAAAAATCCCACCCAACCACCCCGGCGCACCACCAAGCTCTTGTGGGTTAGAGGTTTATAAATGAAGAACagaaaagaacaagaagaaaaaagtacTTCAACACATACCTTTGCCACTAATGGTACACCTGCACACTTTTTGGCAATCTCCCTTCCGATTCTCTCTTGATCTTCAGTCAAAACAACACTCGCATCTAGAAACGCTTTATACTTCAATATGCACCAGCATTGATCCTCCGATAATTTTCCCAGAACACATGTAGGAAGTGTTTGTACAATTGATGAAACACTCACATTGCGAGTAGTGACAAGGATTTTGCTTGCTTTAGTGCTTGTAGCATTCAACAAGCAACTCATCAAATCGTCCCATTTGCTACGATCGTCGTTCCAAACATCGTCAAGCACGAGAAGATATGTCTTCCCTTTCAAATCTTCTTGCAGGTTTTCACATATTGTTGCTTTACCCTTTATCCCAGCTTTCTCTGGTTTAAGACATTCCAAGATCTCGCTTAAAATCTTTTTGACTTCAAAAGGAGTAGATACACATACCCATATTTTTTGATCGAAGTGTCTACCTATCTCAGGATCATTATATACAGATTTAGCCAAAGTTGTCTTGCCCAAGCCTCCCATCGCCACAATGGCCATAACAGAAAGACAATTGTCTTGGTTCTTGCCAGAGTTGATCAGGGTTGTAACTATGTCCGACGCAACCTCCTTCCTTCCAACAATGTACTTTTCATCTTGATCAAAGTTTGAGACGGTTTCCCTGTCAAGTCCTCCAATATCATGAGATGTTGCATTGACCAGTGTTGACCTATCAACCAGTCCAATACTAGCTGCCTCATTCTTCAGGTTTGCCAAAGATGCAttgatgtttttaattttatgtgcCATTTTGCGACGAAATGCAATGGGATTGTGGCGTGAAAAGAAGTTGAGCACCTTGTTCTTGATCTGATTTTGGATCTCCACTTTCCGCCGGAGAAGttcatattcatattcatCCAACACATCATCTGCTTCATGAGCTATGCCTTCCAGATCCTTCACCCACATCTCCACCCTCTCACCCCGAACTTGTAAATGTTGTGCATCTCTGAGCATAGCTTCCAACTTGAATAATGAGTCTCGTAGAGTTGTTAGCTCTCCTTTGAATCCCCAGAGAAGACTGAGTTCTTGCTCTGCAAGTGAAGCCACCCTCGTCAGAATTCCCTCAGCACCAAAAGTAAGAAACTCTGCAGCCATATTTTCTTTCAGTGTTGCTCAAGACAGAGAGCAGAATGCTTAGTTTGGGTTAGAAAAGTAGAGCAAAATTGAGGACGCAATGTATCTTTGAGAAGGTTGTGAGGGATTTGTAGACAAGAAGGTGCGCATATGGCTGGCGTAAAAAGATATAATAATTGAAGAGAGCATCAAGTGCTGTCGGTTGGATTATCGGGGTTGTTTGgaatacttttgaaaaaataataatgagaaTCGGCACCAAGTCATTCTTTATCCCGCTCCagtccaaaaccaaaaagtcacaagaaattaaaaaatttataatggCGACGTGGTGGGGACCTCGGATTTGATGAGACATTAGGCTACTGTTAATTACTTTTCTTGTGTCCGTAGACGCTTTTTGATTAATCGATGACATTGTCGTTGTTGAGAAATAATCAAAGAAAGTTGTTAATAGCTCATCAAATTTGCACGTCATTAGGTTCCATGAGGAGCGCTTGCCCTTAAACGATTATTAAAAGATGCTAAGTGCTTAATAATCTTTTTGAAGCAGTCAAAGTTGGACAAACATTATTTTAACTCTATGTTCAAGAGGGCCTGGGacaattattttgaattttgattcttgaataaaattttaatgcaAAGTCCTTTATAATGAATACACGTCAACGTAGGAAATAAAGCAATGTTATGTTACAAATTGAAAcgaaacaaaattataagaCAGTGTTTTAGTTATAAATACAGTGGCATATAGTAAGTATTACGCTACAAAACTATAAGTTATAAGTAGAGAATCCGAATTTTTTCCAACTGAATTATTTGTTAACACGAAAATCGAACTTGGAATCTTTATCCTTTACCTCAATTGGGTCTAATTTAATGCTTATTCAATGGTGAAAACACTTCTTGCTACTATAATAATACTACTACATTTGAGCCAAGACTCAAGTCTTAGGCTATCTTCAGTCATAGGGCTAAATATCGTCTAGGGCTAAATATTTAGcctccaaaatattaattttttaaagatagTATAGGGCTAAATTTTTTCATCTCCAGCCATGCAAGGCAATATTTTAGGgtcctttatattttattattttgagaaaaactatGGTACAACACTCATGCATTCCACAACtatgtattgtttaatttaattaaactactatttagag
Above is a window of Prunus persica cultivar Lovell chromosome G2, Prunus_persica_NCBIv2, whole genome shotgun sequence DNA encoding:
- the LOC18785927 gene encoding putative disease resistance protein RGA3, giving the protein MAAEFLTFGAEGILTRVASLAEQELSLLWGFKGELTTLRDSLFKLEAMLRDAQHLQVRGERVEMWVKDLEGIAHEADDVLDEYEYELLRRKVEIQNQIKNKVLNFFSRHNPIAFRRKMAHKIKNINASLANLKNEAASIGLVDRSTLVNATSHDIGGLDRETVSNFDQDEKYIVGRKEVASDIVTTLINSGKNQDNCLSVMAIVAMGGLGKTTLAKSVYNDPEIGRHFDQKIWVCVSTPFEVKKILSEILECLKPEKAGIKGKATICENLQEDLKGKTYLLVLDDVWNDDRSKWDDLMSCLLNATSTKASKILVTTRNVSVSSIVQTLPTCVLGKLSEDQCWCILKYKAFLDASVVLTEDQERIGREIAKKCAGVPLVAKVLGNMMRSQDIDGCRSILESRIWDLPEGEERILSVLKLSFDKLKSPYLKQCFAYCSMFVKDFEIEKDDLIQLWMAQGLLYPSPPNRRNLEMEDIGNEYFNILLNNSFFQDVEKDWYGNITSCKMHDLVHDLAELVSKTKSNDSNETRHMAHIPTSVLHGVPERGAHKLRSLFLNVEVLGDILPNFRGLRVLNLYQTYMKELPIAIGKLKHLRYLDVSYTKIKALPKSIGKLYNLQTLRMKEVELEEFPKELQNLINLRHIYFYPYGMKFPARIGRLTNLRTLKYFIVGKETGRGIEELAGLNLLKGRLTIYNLEHVRDGEEAKKAKLVKKTNISKLKFQWAEDRSSITNDEEVLEGLQPHPSKLEFLQFFNFMGDKCPSWIMSSSFPVLKRLKIYNARNLTEWPESGIVVFPCLEELVLRNCDKLRSAPSHFPSLKTLEIDSMGSGMPIANISNKLTTLTSLAIRNISGLVSLPEGMLKNNKNLAYLEIKDCQELTCIALDVVGSCALLESVRISKCPILAYFPDGLLTTSLKNLIVEDCGSLELIPVTQPLSSLCELKITGCQELSSLPSGLDYYTSLQELAISNCDMLTSALIHSLPSLRKLSIFRCNRRPKFVPSLLGFTCLRELRIKDSHGLTSLPIGLESCSSLEVLIISKLPNVESITSLDNLTNLHELGIFSCDGLKSLPNGLAITSCLTHLKTLEIGGFWKELDSFPAFQVTSQLETLKLWGWPKLKSLPEQIQHLTSLTCLEVQCFDGMEALPEWLRNLTSLEYLYIHLCKNMMYLPTLEAMQCLTKLKRIFILDCPLLKERCNKESGSEWPKISHIPQIYVDWVRWQLPNSI